The window AAGCGGCCCGATCGCCGCGCGCCAGAGACGAAGGGTGGGGTGGCCGACGGCGGCCGTCATTCGGCGCACTTGTCGGTTGCGGCCTTCCGTCAGCGTGAGGGCGACCCAGCAGGTCGGAATCGCGGCGCGAAAGCGAATCGGCGGGTCGCGCGGGGGCAGGTCCGGGTCTTCCAGCATCCGGACCCCGGCCGGACGGGTCCGCTGCCCCTGAATCACCACCCCCGCGGCCAGCTGTTCGAGGGCCGCAGGAGTGGGAATGCCCTCAACCTGAGCCCAGTATGTTTTGGGATGTTCGAAGCGCGGCTGGGTCAGTCGGGTCTTGAGGCGGTTGTCCGAGGTCAACAGCAGCAGGCCCTCGCTGTCGTGGTCCAGGCGCCCGGCAGGGTAGACCCCGGGCTGATGGATGAAATGCGACAAGCCCGGATGCCCCGCCTCGTCAGTGAATTGGCTGAGCACGCCGTATGGCTTGTTAAAAACGAGCGTCTGAAACACGGCGAACCCCCGGCGGTGACGGACAGATCCGGTGCTATACTGCCATGGTTGGTCCGTGCGGGCCACTCGCCCCAGGCGCCTTGCCCAGTCTCCGAAGAAGGAGCGGCCTTGCCCCACCCTGCCGGTCCCCCCGAGCCATCCGCCCGCCTCGGCCTGTCTGCTGACGGCCTCCCGCGCGTCGTGGTCACCGGTCTGGGCGTGGTGACCCCGCTCGGCAGCCACGTCTCGGCTTTCTGGGACGGCCTCTGCGCAGGCCGCAGCGCTGTCTCACGCATCGAGAACATCGATGCCAGCGGGTTTCCGGTCCAGATTGCGGCTGAGGTCAGGGACTTCGACCCGCTGGACTGGCTGGAGGACCGCAAAGAGGCGCGCCGGCTGGCCCGTTTCAGTCAATTTGCGGTGGCGGCGGCCCGCCAGGCAGTGACCGATGGCAACCTCCGCTTTTCACCCGAACAGGCTGGCCGCGTGGGGGTTTGTCTGGGCTCCGGCATGGGGGCGCTGGGGGTGATCGAGGAGCAGCACGCCCAGCTATTGCAGCGGGGGCCCGGCCGGGTCAGTCCGTTCACCGTGCCGTTGCTGATCCCCAACATGGCGGCGGGGCACGTGGCGATCGCCCTCGG is drawn from Candidatus Sericytochromatia bacterium and contains these coding sequences:
- a CDS encoding pseudouridine synthase; amino-acid sequence: MFQTLVFNKPYGVLSQFTDEAGHPGLSHFIHQPGVYPAGRLDHDSEGLLLLTSDNRLKTRLTQPRFEHPKTYWAQVEGIPTPAALEQLAAGVVIQGQRTRPAGVRMLEDPDLPPRDPPIRFRAAIPTCWVALTLTEGRNRQVRRMTAAVGHPTLRLWRAAIGPLQLADLPPGAWRALTTAELQAVYRSVGLALPRG